From the Hordeum vulgare subsp. vulgare chromosome 1H, MorexV3_pseudomolecules_assembly, whole genome shotgun sequence genome, the window gacaccttcggagatacctgtagagcacctttatagtcaccgagtaacgttgtgatgtttgatacacacaaggtattcctccggtgtcagtgagttacatgatctcatggtcataggaatgaatacttgacacgtagaaaacaatagcaacaaaatgacacgatcacatgctacgttcatggtttgggtcttgtccatcacatcattctcctaatgatgtgatccagtcatcaagtgacaacacttgcatatggtcagaaaaccttaaccatccttgatcaactggatagtcaactagaggcttactagggacattgttttgtctatatatccacacatgtatctatgctttcattcaatacaattatagcatggacaataaacgattatgttgaaacaggaaatataataataactattttatcattgcctctagggcatatttccaacagatggtACACATATCAAACCAAAAACACGCATGTGATGTCGGGATGCCAAGCTTAGAAGTCTTATTGATGCCACAAACTCAAAGGGAATTTTTTCTATAACATTAGCTTCCATTGGCACAAACCATTCTTTGTGTTTCAGTCTATCCTAATCTATGAGATGAAGTCACTCCACACATTGGCGGGTGGTCATTGAGGCACTTAGTAGGCGTGATAGATTCCGACCTTTCGCAACCATTTGTCACTCCAGACATCTGTAGACACACATGTTCCTATTCTTCATGTCAAACTTAACTTCAAAGCGCCCCTGCCTTCAAGGATCGTCCCACATGCTTGTGATGGCTATGATCCCAGAAAGCCTCCAAGAAACTACCTTAAGGTAGTACCAAGTGTTGAGAATCCGTGCACTTAAGCTCTCAAACTCTTGTAGAATCCTCTACGCTTGACGAGCTAGTAAGGCTAGGTTGAAAAGTCTTAAATCACAAAATCCTACCCACCCTCCCCCCCACCTAATGCTTTGTGTCATATCCCCCGAGAGATCCAACATGGCTTTGGTTTGTGGTTGTTTATGCACCTTATATGAGATTTCTTTTAATAATTAACTAAAAATCAAAATAGTTTTGAACTATTTTTGGATTAAACTTGACTTTGTTTTCCACTAGTATATAAATTTTCACGAAAAAAACCAACATTGACATCTaggcaaaaaagacaaaattcATTTGCTattcgatttgccccaaagaaccaacaaaaaggttgagggaggagggagatcgaaggggggatCTTGAGGAGAAGGGAGAGTTttttcgtcaaaggaagaacaagagaagaggagaaatggtgGTTGATGGGCGAGGGGGTCGGGGTGGGCAGATATAAAGCCTAGAAACGCCAGTGCGCTTGGCGTTTCAGTGAAGGACTGCAACACCACACTAGACTGGCGTTGCACAGAAGGGCTGCAACGCCACAGTAGAGTGGCGTTTCTCTGTAGAGCTGCAACGCCACGGTTTATGACGTTTcaagaaaagggtcaaaacatgaaATTGTTTTCAAACGAGTTCATTTCGTGATTAATTTACCTTCCTCGGGTCAGAACATTGAAAAATCCCGAGGAGCCGAGTATGACGTTCAGTAGCAGAAACACTGGACCAGCAGCATCCAATGATCTCAGGTTCAGGAGCATGTACTACAGCAGGCATTGACTCTGGGGTGTGTCCAGCATTCAGTAATCCGGGCTATCGCCATCTCTGGCGAGTGGAAGGCCCATTAGCAAAAAGAAAGGCAGCCAACACCCAAAAAAATGCAGAGTTGTTTCGTGGAGACAGGCATATACATACAACAACAAGCAGCAGCGAATGGTACGGCACAGTACTTCTGTTCAAAATGGTATGGCAATACATTGGAATTATTCAAACAGACACATACAAAATGGTACTGTAGTTACAACCCATGCGCGCCCGTCGGCCGCACTGCAATCCGACGAGCCTTGTTCACCCCGTTCCATCACAAGTGCTGCACAAATCAGCACCACACACCCACTGTGGATTAAATTTCTACTGTACTGTACTTACTAACAACTTACCACTATTCACCAACAAATAACCGGGGACGTAATTACGGATAGCGAAACGGACGACGGGACAGCGCACGCGCGCTCGCCGAACTTATTCAGAGCGCAGATTTGATCATTACGGGGAACATGTCGGGGACGTCGACGGCCGGGCGCAGCAGCTTGCCCATCTCCTCCACGAACCTGTCCATGGCGGGACCAGGCAGGCACATGGGGATCACGATGCCGTCCTCGCCCTTGGCGTTTTTGAACGGGATCAGGAAACTGGCCACCCCGGGGATGGCGCCCACGCCGCCCTTGGCCGGCCCGCCGTACACCGGCCTGCCCCACCCGAAGTCCAGGTCGCCGAAGCCGGCCTTGGTCACGTCGGAGGCCAGGTACGCGCGCACCACCGTGAAGTGCGGCCGCCCGCGCTGCACCATCAGGTCCGCCACCGACCGCATGTACTCCACGTTCACCTCCGACTTGGCCTCCTTCACCAGCTTCACGGCGTAGCTCAGCGGGTTCGCGCACAGGTCGCCGGAGGCCGACACGGCCACCGGGAAAGCGAACGCGTTCCCGTAGTAGCCGGTCGGTATGGCGCTCGCGCCGCCCTGCTTGCCGCCGCGGGCGTTGACGATGCAGATCATCCGCATCACCTCGTCGGCGTCGGGGGCCAGCGCCACGGTGCGGCACTTCCACAGACTACCAGTGAGGACCTCGAACGTGGTGGCCCGCCTCCGGAGGCCCGGCGCCAGGTGGGACCGGATGGCGGCCACCTCCTTGGCCCCGAAGAAGAAGGAGCGGTGCGCCATGTCGTCGAGCGGCACGATGGTGCCCTTGGTGTCCGGCACCTCGTCGTACTCCCGGTGCGCGAACCCAGGGCGCGGCGGGTTCCGCGCCTCCAGCAGCTCCCGTTCCCACACCGGCCGCACCGACGGCGCCGCCGCGCCTCGCGCCAGCTCCGCCACGGCAGCCAGGAACTGCACCAGCCCCTGCGCGTCCGACATCGTGTGCATAAGCCGCACCGCCAGGATGAAGCCTCCACACGCCAGCCGTGTCACCTGAACGTACGAACAACGGTCAGCCATGCCCATGCATCGATCACGCTCGCACGTGCACAGAAACATGCCTTCGTGTTTCAGTTTCACGAAAGGAAGGCAAAGTTACCTGGAAGAGGAGGAGCGGGGTGCCGAGGACTTCGGACGAGCCGGGGACGTCGAAGACGAGCTCCTCGAGTCCCGGGAAGGGCGGCTGCAGAGCGTCGCCGAAGTGCTCCAGACGCACGTTGGCGTCGGCCTCGATGAACAGCACGCCCTCGCCGGTGCAGTCGACGGCGAGCTTGCGACCCTCAAGCTCCCTCAGCCGGCCGGCGAACGGGTAGTAGTGCACGAGCGCCCTGGCCACGGCGTCCCGGACCACCGCCGCGGGGTCCCTGCCGCCCATGGACGCGTCGCGCCGGTAGAACTGGATTACCGGGATGTGGAACCGCAGGCCGTCCTGGTCGTCTATGTCCGAGAGACGCTTCAGCTCCCGTGGCGTCGGCCCCGCCGGCGTCACCAGCTCCGCCGCCTTCCTGCTCACCGTGAACCTCAACGACGCCGCTGTGCTCGCCATTAACACTGCCTCACGATGATTCTCAACTAGTtctggagaaggaggacgagaaggtgaTCAATGGTGCGTGCGGCGAGCTGGTgtgtttgctgctgctgctaggtTTGTGGAGAAAGAGTGGCATTAGCACGGGTATATATGCACGCGCGGCTACACAGTGAGAGTGACAGCGACCTTGAGATATACTCCTACTATGTGTGAGCAACTGGGTCGAAATTAGGGAGCAGTTTACTGACGCTCTATTCTTTTTGTCGCCAATAATAATTCTGTGTGGACGAGCAACGGGGACTGACTTGACCAGGGCCAACACGATGGGTCGGATGGTGCGAGGGTTTGAGCTCAGGTGAGGACTCGTGAATTCGTGATCCATGTGTGTCGTAGCGAGACTCCAGGCTACAGCAGGTCCGTTTGTTTGGAAATTGGATGGCTCAGATCGCGAGACAGAGATGGGAGAGAGGAAGATGTACCACTTCTTGGACACTTCTTCAGCTTTGCGATTGTGCAGCGTAGTACACCTTGCGTATTTCTGTATGATTTTCGTGAAggttgttagagttgtgtcgaatataatGTATAAGGTAGGTTATAGTTGAATTTGTAGTTGTATTCTGTTTAGataggatatggagtcgtgttcaagcaggacacttgtatcctaaggctctcatatatagcggggctagacacacgatgtaacatatgccaacataatagcacatgcGCGCAGGGGGAGCCGGCGGTGTGTGCTGACGCCCAGGGTGCGGTATTGTGATGGTGTTGCGGGATGGAGTGTCCGTAGTCATGCCAGGGCATGCCAGTGGTGTCCTCGGGGCAGCCAAGCATGTCCAATAGCCCCTCGGGTGTTCTGAGATGCTTTGGGATACTTAGGAAGCAAGTAAACTGTGAATGGTAAAAGGAAAATGGTAGGAAAGGTGCCGTTTTGGCTGACCAGATGGGTGAATTGGGGTTTTTACCCCACGAGTGATTGATATAAGGGCATGTAACTCCTACTAAAGGTGTGGGAGGACTATTAGAGACTATGTTAAGAATTGGGGATTAAGCAGAATGTTAGAAGGGATCAAAATAGGGATTTTACCAAATCATTATAAGGTGCTTGATGCTGTTTTGGGCAAGCAAGAACACTTCACTTGCCATGAGATTTAACAGGACGAAATGGGAGGTAAAGATGAGATGGGTAACATGTTTTGAGCCCATTTAAGgaaagttgacaatgtaaactttgtGAACCCTAGAAACTATCAGAATCGGGTTTATGTAGATTCAGTCATGCTAAGCTAATCTCCCTGATGCACCCGTTAGTTTAGCATCATTATTTGTGGATTATAACATGTCCACAAAGTTTGAGATCAATAAgaaaaacttggcaatgtaaagttgctcaaaattGAATCTGGGCATAGCGGGTTTTGAGgtattttggtgaatcaaaatgattggattggaataaactttgcaagatcatcacattaggaatatgtgacttgctagaattttcttggatttatttgagaatatttcttatcgaaatatttcaaaagtttaACACACAGAAATGGTTTTGGAAGGTTTTCTCTAATATtttaaacatgaccatgtgttgaaactcttatatatggaaaatatatgtccactcagtttctctaaattttctcaaatattttgaaagcataaAATAATATTtccctataaaagaccatttctggccttcaaaaaagcatttaaataaaataggaaaataagttGTAAAAATAATATTTGCTGATTTTGGGAAGTCATATATATGGTAGGTTCCAAATAAAACCTTTGGGGTAAAACAATCCATCcagtttgaggacttgtagtacaaacctcagttCAGGGGTTTTAGAAAATCTAAAttgaataaatgctttttggtctaaataatatttgaaaaaaattgcTTTAGGTCCTATGCACAAGGTATGATCATTCGACAAGATTTTGGGTTCAAGGAAAAGAGTTCTTGAGGGTAGGAGGAAGTTTTATGAATATAGAGCACAAGCAAGCAAGTAAACAATTAGCAAAcaagtcaagcatcacaagcacacaaaaagttttaattcGTCCTAATTTTTTAGCTAAGTTGACTTAATCAGGAGAGGCAAAAGACAGGGTGGGACATCCTCCCGAATGAGTTGACCTCTTCCTCGGGACGCCCGGTCAGGAGACCTAAGCATGAAATGTGACATGCCTCTTACAATCGACACAACAAACATACCTTAGTCTCTGTTTTCTTCATGGGATTGCGCCAATTGAGTTTTTGAGCTCTCAATTTCTTCGGCTTGTCACTGGTTTTTTTTGTCTTGAGCTGGTTCTTTTCCTcatgtgaaaagacctcgatgacgcctagagggggggtgaataggctatttaaaaacttcttcagatttggcttaaacctaatgcggaaataaactaagaggatacttgtcaagcacaaatcataAATGCACTAggaactgcaacgtgtatcaacaacacgatctaccaagatggacacaatatagttactaacaagcacaagtaagttacacaaacttacttgagctatatcacacgacaagtatgtgaacgacacaagatactagatcacactagcacacgatatatcaaaagctgcaagtgtgaacgtgtggatatagaaggtatgcttgaatgattaatcttgtacaagaaatagccaacacaatataatgagcacaaacaatatgcaatgtatgtatgctcaagtaacacaaatgaaccacaagtaaggagttagggttaaggataaccaaggtcactgagacgaatatgtatcccgatgttcacttccttggagggaagctagtcaccgttagagaggtggacgttaccacgaaggcacaccaacgccacgaaggctcaccctattctccctttgagataacaccacgaaggcgtttctcaaccactagtggtaagcctttgaggtggcttccaaaccctcacaaacttttccggggggtaatcacacggattgattcctctccgaagaactcctaccgcctaggagtctccaacctccaagagtaacaagatcacggggaatgctcaaaacttgctcaaatctcaaatagcttgggtttagaggaggagagggagacgatctatcttttgattggaacaactctcaaagggtctcacaaatgctcttgggatcaaagatttggtgtgagcaaatgtgtgtgaggtagaagtgtgttcttatgaggataaggctgtgttgggcaccctctcacgaagtgggagggggtatttatagtgaggAGAGAAAAacaaccgttggggacactttaagtcacacaggggtcggacgtccggtagtttacggaagtccgggagtccgcaaggggtcggacgtccgacaggggtcggtcgtccgagaacagtagatatgtctggaaacactgtgagttgaaagggaccggacgtccgaagaaGGCCGGAAATTCGAGTTATtctactcaacttcttctggtgcgaggttccggatttccgaaggggtcggacgtccggcactcggacgtccggagggagctagAAATCCGAGTTAGAGAGCCcacattcttctggtgcagggctccggatttccgaagttggtcggttgaccggccctcggatgtccggagggagccggaaacctgagttatagggctcaagttcttctggtgcagggctccggatttccgaagtctgtcggtcgtccgacccttgaccggccctcggacttccggagggagccggaagtccgagacattagacctgttttgagataggagcagagtagagaatatgtggtattgagcagaatagtggatatctagtttgagcaagttcatcacaaaaacctgtgatcccctcttaatagtgcgggatccctaaagactcaagaattgtaaaagggatactgatgatccatacttgagtgtgtacttttattcgctCATCATCACTCCGtaccgctaacatcaaagtaactgataccttgagttagccctttcacttgagcttgatgttgttgttccttcttggctcaagttgaaagcaagacatgatgaagtcttcaagtagctctcccatacacaatgtggaaagccagcttatgtattcatcttcatttgtccatcatgtgaacatccacaagaatcaagcatgtagtgctcaggaatgcttatcttgatcttgtccttgttagcacatcagcttgtccttatcaacacatgataattaacaatagtttcaatgatatattcgtgctgatccacttgaacttgcacaccacaatcttgatgacgatcaccacttgacgtcatccttcatgtgttgtatgagatcttcttttgacgcaagcccatggaagcacacctaacccccacataggactctcacaaagaccatgggttagtacacaaacacgtaatggacaatgcttaccataccatgggatcacttgatccctctcggtacatcttatacgctttgtgtgttgatcatcttgatttactctttgtctgagatcttgatcaacctagtgtctctatgaccattctttggataataccttgaataccatcttggtcatcatataaactccttgaacccaacagatggacttcaataagtgcctatggacaaatcctataaatataacttaaggcaaccattagcccataggaattgtcatcaattaccaaaaccacatatggagatatatgctctaacaatcttccccattttggtaattgaagacaaccacttcaagagagtttatataaggaaataagcataaccaagcgcacacatacaaggtaataatgcatgcgtgcaagatgtaaatgcttatgcaataaaagcaaaaccctctaaacatatccaaaataaactctctaaacttctcccccattggcatcgattgccaaaatggatgaaaagtttagaaagccaatatagtaggtggtcctccaaaaaagtgtgtacttctcagcacatgagtgcagagaaatacacaaatacaatgataagtagttggaggaaaacaaactatattgaggacccaaagattgcaaataaaaggatcgtatgcc encodes:
- the LOC123410209 gene encoding benzyl alcohol O-benzoyltransferase-like yields the protein MASTAASLRFTVSRKAAELVTPAGPTPRELKRLSDIDDQDGLRFHIPVIQFYRRDASMGGRDPAAVVRDAVARALVHYYPFAGRLRELEGRKLAVDCTGEGVLFIEADANVRLEHFGDALQPPFPGLEELVFDVPGSSEVLGTPLLLFQVTRLACGGFILAVRLMHTMSDAQGLVQFLAAVAELARGAAAPSVRPVWERELLEARNPPRPGFAHREYDEVPDTKGTIVPLDDMAHRSFFFGAKEVAAIRSHLAPGLRRRATTFEVLTGSLWKCRTVALAPDADEVMRMICIVNARGGKQGGASAIPTGYYGNAFAFPVAVSASGDLCANPLSYAVKLVKEAKSEVNVEYMRSVADLMVQRGRPHFTVVRAYLASDVTKAGFGDLDFGWGRPVYGGPAKGGVGAIPGVASFLIPFKNAKGEDGIVIPMCLPGPAMDRFVEEMGKLLRPAVDVPDMFPVMIKSAL